The sequence TGTTCAGGCGAACAATGCTGGCGCATGAAGCTGTGTTTAGACAGCAGGTTTGTTTCCTCAATTACGTAAACGTCGATGCAGCAACACAACACCTAGATGATTTCAGTTTCCCCTTGATATCTTCTGTATTTCTTGGCTTGACAACAACTCTCTTGCTGTCTCCAGGTGTACGAATTGCATCGGGTTTACAGAGTACAGAGAGACCTGATGAAGCAGCATCAGAGCAGAGAAATGCATGCGTGCTCAACGCTGGAAGATGCATCGCAGAGAGATTCATCATCACAAATTCCGCTGCATGGTGCAAACATGATTGGTACTGCTGCTGTGAACAATGAGAAAAGCCAGTCGTCCAAGTTCCCCAGGGAGGGCAGTGTCCAGTCCTCGCCAAATGGATTTCCCTCAAGTGATGCTACTTTGCCCACCAAACAAGGCAGGTTTGACCTTGAGCTCCGAGCTGATCATTATTTTGAAGATGACCATGCATCGGACAGCAAGCCTATAGATTTCCTTGGTGTATCATCGGATACAAAACATCCGAATGATGCTGATGCATCATTAGCTAGGGCGGAAGGCTTGGGGAGGTTCGCTCATAATAGTGCAACCTCCTTTCCGCCGAGTACAGGTAATCTTGTAGGCCACAATGTTGCCGACCTGAATAAGCCAATTCTGGGCCCATATATAGCCAGAACAAATGGGACAGTATCGGGAGGTCCTTCATATACCCTGGAGAACTCTTGGCAGCAGTCTCCATGGAGATCAAGCACAACTAACTCCAGTTTCAATAAAGAATATTCCAAGGACAAGCGTATTAACGAAGCCACAAGCTCTAATTTCTTTGATGCAAGTTCCAGGATAAAACAGGAGGAGAAACCACTGATCGATAAAGGTAACAGTAAGCTCCATTCAGCATCATCtcttttagtattttttttctggtTATGCTAGTTCTTTCTATATTTGCATTGTGAGTATCTTAGCATATTTACCATATTAGTGGACCACAAATCAACTCAACACTATGGGTACGGGTTCACTGAAAATTTGAAAGAAATGGGGCTGCTACGTAACATTACATGTAGGCCTGTAGGGTGAAGGGAATTTGTAATATTCATGCTAACTATAGTTGATAATATATTTGAACTAGCCCAATAGTGCGTGCTAATTTTATTTGTTACATGCAGAGCTACATTTCCGTAACTATGCATGTTCGACTATCAGGTTTCCTGTTGATTCTTTTCAATTCTCTCCTTTTCTTTTTGGTGCTGCACTTATTTGTGGCGTGAAGCCATGAACCCTTTCATAGCTACCAATGGCTAAGTGTTGTGTCCTGTAAAGCGTGTGACATTACTATTATAATCTGGGTTTATATTTTGTTGCAGGTTAGTTTTGTAACCATTGTACGGAATCAATCTGTTGGTCTGTAATAATCTAAAGTAAAATACTGATGTGTGTGTTATGTGTTTAAAAGTGCAGTTTATGTCTTTTCTGGGTGGTGGGTGTACCATACTGTTTATTATTGTGCTGCATTCTATTTTATTGCTAGGCACTTACAGTTGACTTGATCCATTGTAATAATCATTCTATTTTGTTCCAATTCTTCAGGTAAACGTGCCAGCAGCACAGGTTTTCTTGCACCCAGATGCAGTGGCATGGATCCACAAAAAATGTTCAGTGCTGCTGACAGGGGATCTGCAAGCAGTAACAAGTTTATTTACCAGTGCCCGAATAGTTCATCCGGATGGTTTTCAGGAAGTTCTTTGGAAGCCTATGCTATCAATAATCTTCCTGGACATGACCATCTACGCTATCCAAGTAGTACACTTGTTGCTCCAATCACTTCTCTGCACATAGACCAACCTTCTGCTGCCTCTCGGTTCGGTTCTTGCATAGTAGACCCAAGGAGCTATAACATCAGTGCTGATGTCCAGTCATTTCCGAGTTTCAATGGATCTTCAACTGTCAATTCATATGCGTGCTTCAGTGCTGCGAACCAAAGCATTGGAACCTCATCATGTAATCTGAAAAAAATCAATAACTCAGATGGCAGCTATTCTGGCAAACTTGATTCATTGTCTGCATCACAACCACGGCATCAGGCAACAATTTCAAGTGACTTGGAGCAAAACAACAGGCCGATGTTTGGACACCCAACACAACACAGCCATGAAGATCCTGATTTTGCAAGTGGTAAGGGCAGAAAGAACTTTAATTTGAATGAAGCATTGTCTGATGGTCAAGAAGATATTGTTGTAGAGCAAGAAGGGGGATGTGTAGGTGGATTACAGCATATCAAAGTTGAGGGATCAGTATCTGGGATTTCTTGGCTCAGTAAGAAAGCTTCATGTGCTGATTCCACGGGTTTGGAGGAGCCAAGGAAGGTGTCTGAACATTCTTATGGGACCGCAGCGCTGATTAACATTAATGAAGATATAACGGGAGCAGCTCTGGCTCTATGCAATTTGCCAGATTCTGCTTCGACGTCTGTAGGTTGTGGAACTAAGGATAGGGCTTGTGGCAACATTCCCGCTAGAACTCAAGAGAGTGCTGTTGCATGTTTACCTCTTTCATCCCAGAAACCCATGCCTAGAGATGGGCAAGCTGCTGAAGGTGTCACCAATAAGAGTGGTGCTGCCGTCTGGAATTTTATTGATCTGAATGAAGATGCACCAAATGAAGATAACTCAGAGTCATCTGTAGTGTCAAGTGATTGCCATGTGACATCCTTACAGAACAAACATGCAAAGCCTAAGTTTCTGATTGATTTGGAAGTGCCAGCTTGCGAAGATGATGATGCTGCTACAGCTGCAGCAGAGAGCATTCTTGCGTTGTCGATGGATGTGCCAGCCACTGCAGAGACACCTGATGATACGTTGCAGTGGTTTGCAGAGCTCGCTATATCAAGCATCGACGACCATGCCGGGCAAGGGGAGGTCCAAGGCTGTGCCAATAATTCCAGTGATGATGATCCAGATTCATTCGAATCGTTGACACTGAAGCTTGAAGACATCAAGACTGGTGGGTTGTGCAGCAGGCCACCGGCGCCCGCGATAACAACATGTGATGAGCAGACCGTCTCACCGGTGAACCTCCTGATGAAGCCGAAGAGAGGCCAGCAAAGGAAGCGTCGGCAGAAGCGGGACTTCCAGAAAGACATCCTGCCTAGCATCTCGTCGCTCTGCCGGCCTGAGATCATCGAAGACATCCAGCTGCTGGAGGGGCTGGTTCAGACGACGGGCGGATCCTGGGAGTCGAGCTTAACTAGGCGAAGGCGTACGAGGGGTAACAAGAAGCCCAAGAAAAGGGTGCTGGACGCCGTAGAAGAAGAGGTCCAGGTCGGCGTAGAAGAAGAAGAGGTCCAGGTGAGCCCGCCCGCGAAACCTGACGACGCGGACATAGAAGGTGAAAGCAACATTGGCATGATCGGGTGGGGAAGAACGACGAGGCGGTGTCGCAGGACGAGATGCCCTTCGGGTatcaccgtcgccgccgcatcCTGAAGAAGCGTTGGTGGCGCAATTGTGCTATTCGGTGATCATCCTGAAATGTGTTGTAGTTGGACTGGGTGTAAAAGTGTACATACTTGGGTGGTCAATTTGGACGGCCTCCCGTGCTCTTTTTGGGTAGAAACTTGGCCGTACAATTTATCGATACATTCTTAACCGAAGTAGTTGATGATGAGACATTGGTGCGTAAACTTGTTCATCTTTGAAGGGGTATAGATGAGGATTCCGGTTTGTCTTTTTTTCTTCAGTAAGTTATGCTAGGATATGTTTTTTTTAACCTGAAATGTTATTAGGGTTAGCTCGCTCATGTGCTGTGGGCAGCGAGATTGAATTGTCGCCGTGGCGCTGATGAGTTTGATGGGTTGGGAGGCTGGAGATGATGTGGTGGGGCTGCACCTGCACCTGCACGGTAATGTGCTTGCCTGCATTGAGTACACGGCCGATATCAGTATTTTGATGACTCGTGCTGCCTGGCCTGAAGTAAAGTCCTGGATGCTTGTTTTTATGGGCGCACCTGGACCTGTTTGCTGTGGAAACACttcctatttatttatttttgtgcttTTAAACACCACCACCATGTGGTCGCGCCAGCATCCGCTAACTCAATACAAGTAAATTAGTTATTACAGTGGCAGATGATATCGCCACTATTTATTTCGCATTTATTTCTTGCGATGAGATATTGCCACTTTTAGTTTGAGTAGAAAAGGAGAGTATCTTTTGTGCTCTCACGTCCCAATGTCCCATGTCCCAACGGAAGCACGAGGACAAACCTCAATCCCATGGTGGTGTGCGCGGATCCCACGGTCGTGGGGGGAACGAGGGAGAGCATCTGGGGCGGGCCCCGCCGGGGTTCCGAAAGCGTGGGTTGCTTTCATTCACAGGAAGGGCGCGGCAGTGGAGTGGAGTGCCACCCTGCCCTTGCCCCTGCCCCGCCAGCGCCAGTAGATAGCAGATAGGAGTGGATATCAATACAGACGCAGACATGCTCGCTTGCTCGCGCGGACGCATGACTCAGACACTGCTGCGTGGGCCCGCCGGGGATCGGGACGCGCCATAAACAGGGGGATCCTTCCTGCCTGCCCTCTGTTAGTCTGTTGGACTGCGAGCGGTGGCCATACCCACGTAGCACCACTGCTGATACTGCGCTCACCGATGCTTTCTGCTCGGCTTGGCCCGCCCAGCCTGCACAGTGCCGCCATTAATCCGCGTGTGCCCGTGTCTGCTTCGCACAGGGCCAGGCATGGCGCCGCGGCATGGCCTCCTGCACTGTATACTGTATGAGTAGGACGCTGTACACCGGTAGTAAAAACAGAGGAGATGATGCCTATCAGCGTCTAGTATGGGGTATTTTGTACGCGGGGCATGTTCATACGGAGTGTCTTTCACAAGCAAATCTGGTGGAGAGCGTCACGTCCATCTTTCCTCGTATAGCTAGCTGTattatatattactccctccgtcccaaaatttttgtcttagatttgtctagatacggatgtacctaatactaaaacatgacttgatacatccgtatttggacaaatctaagacaagaattttaggacggagggagtattaaaatgTGGGCGTAGCTTTTTTCGTGCGTACTTATGACGAGATGCACGTGACGGGTGTCCTGCTTTTGCTGGGTGGAGGCGGACGGGCACGTGAGGCGTGTCTGGATTTCTTCACCTACGAGTGGCTCTGTATGTATGTACTGGTAGTGTGCGCGGATTCAAATCTGGCTGTCGGAACGGAATGAGCTGCGTCAAGGAGACGTGCTGAGGAGCAGCTCTGGTAATGGTTGTATCGTCGTCCTTGCGAGATGTGCCGTCGCTTCGCTTGCGGGATTATGAATGTCTGAAAAGTCAGTAAGCCGGTGTCAGTGGGTGCGTGCCCAAGTACCACCACCCTCACATCAATGCGCAGCGGCTCCGTGGAAGGGACAGCCGAACCCTTCCTTTTGAATTGAAATTGAAAGAGGAAGACCACGTCTAATAATCTCTTTGTAGGGCAGCTGTCCTTTTCACATGCATTGTCCACCTAGTTTACCCGTGCCATAAGGCCAACTCCACACCGCGATCCTATCCTGTCCAGCCCCATCCGTTTGGAGTAAAACGGACAAACCGAGCGGCCCAGCGCGCGGAAGcaacttttgtccgttttgtgtccgcttttgACCCATCCGCGGCCCAAATTTGCGCCGCTTTTGGGGCGAAACGGAcggcgcgcggacgggcgggacgcgcgcgtTTGTCCGCCCCTGGCCCGCGTGTCGGTGACACACATCAACCCCCCCTTCCCCCCCCCGCGGCCCCTTTTGGCGCCATTTCCCCCAAACCCTCACACGTCCCGCCCTTCCCACTCCCTCCCCCGTCCATGGTCGACGCCCAGCCGAACTCCGGCAGGCTGGTCGTCGACCCGCCCGgaatggccaagaagaagaagggcaaggcgccaaggaagccgcggtcggagtgcacgccggaggagatcgctaagttggacgcggaatcggcgaagaggaggagcCGGAGGGCGGTCGCCAAGACCAACATCGCCGCGGCCAAGAGAGCCGCCGAGCGCGCTGCGATTGAGGCCGCGCGGCACAAGGCCGAGGTCGAGGAGAAGGAGGCCATCGTCAGCAAAGCGCATGCCCTTCTCATGGCCGGCATTTGTCGCCCGCCCGGTTTCTCTGGAGGGGCCGTCGGTCCGGCGAGCACAGGgtcgtcggtcgcccggcctccgcactgccagtcgccgacgtcgcAGACCACACCCTTGTCGCCCGGCtttcctccgccaaggcacgacggccagGCCCGTTTCGGGGGGTCACCGGACGTGAACGTGATCGCGCCGTCCACACCACACCCCTCAGCcctcatcgacctcaacgtcacccctgggtccagcagcggcggccggccgtccgtcgagatgcaaagaaagcaagcacgacCGCCGTTTACCGGCACCATGCCGTCCCCCCGCGtcctgttcgacggaatgccaacaccaacgGCACCGGTCGACGACCCCTACTACGACCAGTTCATGGAGGAAGTGATCTACGAGGGTGGCCACGTCCCTGTCTTTgaccccgaggagacccaaagtcaggatggccgcggccAGTTCACTGCCGATGAAGAGGCtgacgaccgtgctgactacgaccatggtgactcgtggcatgaagacgatgacatctatgtcgaaggtgatggtgatgaagaagaaagcAATGACGTTGACATTagtggcgagccattgttcatcgacgagttGACataaagagcggaagcacaaaagaagaggaagGGCATTCACACGGGTTCAtacacacaagatgaggacaagttgatttgccaagcttggatggagattagccaagatccaaggaccggcgcgcaacaaaagggtattgttttttggacgagagtccacaaaacattccatgaaaggaagttgtttgagccctaccaaTTTGAAAGCAACCGTGGCGCCGGCTCGATTCAAAAGATATGGTTGTTCattcaacaagagtgcaacaagtatcaagccgcatttgagagcgttcaagcacggcccgtgagtggtaCCGGCGTTGGGAGACATGGTATGCTCTCCTTCTTTgccctttccttgctacggccatgagacttcggccttgTACACGTTTGCATGGTCACTTGTTGTTCATCATATGGtataggcatttcaatctttggaggcattcaaggcccagCACAATGACAAGCcgttcactcttacgcattgttggactatgatcaacaattgccctaagttcaaggaccaataccgtGAACTCCAAAGGAAGAGAGGCCTGAAGATGGACAAGTTCGCCGGAGGTGGGGATGGCGAGGcattgaagaggccgaggggcaagaccaactccaaggtttaTGACATTCATGATGTCACGTCCATGGCATTGCAtgacactttgcatggcatgatgtcgcaaaaggatgtgagggacaagaagaagcggcaaagcaaggacgagcaaatgaagcaatacctagagcttcaaatgaagaagcttgagatggaggaggcggccaagagaaggaagcttgagatggaggaggcggcccggcagaggcaactcgacatggaggaggcggcccggcaaaggcagctcgacattgAGGCCGAGAACGTCAAGGccaggcaaaggcagctcgacatcgaggccatcaatgccgccaccaaagcgaaggaggtggccatcgcgatcatgagcgtggacttgtcgaagatgagcgagaagacgagggcctggttcgaggccaggcagaaggagatgctgACGCTGatggcctgaactaggtcgtccagtcggccgtggccgttcttttttggaggctggcatgggtgccgcccaTCCGCTGGGCCGCTGGCCGTGTGTCGGCGAGGAAAACATTCATTTTGAAGGCCGGCTGTGTTGCCCGCCGCTGGCTATGTTGCCGGTGAGGACAaccattcattttggaggctggctgtgttgccggccgctggctttgttgccggcatGCGTGCTGAACTGCGGCCGtagggcttggcatttgaaacATTTTTTTAATGGACGCGGACAAGATGGGGTAAAGGATGTGGCCGCGCGTTGGGCACACGACCACcacatcccaggacaggcccggacataACCCCATCCCCCTGCCCAAACGGACAGGATCcgaacaaaacggacgtccgtttggggtcgcacggtggagttggcctaagtcgTGTTCTCCTACAAGAGAGGCACATTGTATAGGCATCGTCACTTGTTACAAGGGGCGCAAGCGGGCATCCCCCACACTCCCGCACAACTAGGAAATTAGTTCAAACTAAGCTAAGTCTTAGTTGGAAAGTGACAACTAACACGATTGATTTTGACTGCGGAGCGGGGCGGACCGGGCGCCGCTCTGCACCCCTACTTGTTACCGATTCCTTTTCTACAAAATAAGTAAATCTATACTCTAAACTATATCTATATACATCCAGTTCATATTAAAgtatttaaaaagacttatatttaggaacggagggagtaataacagCCATCGTATCTAGCATTGCTGGACTTTTAACCCTCGGTCACCACAGTACTATCTAGCGTTCGTCCAGTCTTGGCTCGACGAGTGAATTTTCTGATGGTGGGATTCAGATGTATCCCATATCGATTTTTTTGCCGAATGCATATTTATAATTTGAAGTAACTGGGAAGACAAAATGAAAACAACACATGAAATTTGGTGGAAAATATGATAATTTGCAAGTCCTCTTATCTTCTCTTTGGCAACATTGAGATTAAAGATACTAGGAACGGTAAAATTTTTGGATTATAAATGGGATTTGCCTGCCCATATAAGACAATAAATTCCTGGTTAATCTCTAAGGCCAATTTAGTTGCATGGCAAGTGATGAGAAATTTAGTACCATACTACTAGTGAAGTGAGATGAGACCACTTTATAAGAGTTGCTCTACCACATGCCAATGGAAGCCTGGGAAGGGGAATTGTgcacgcgcctcctcctcctcctcctgcctcacctcaTCACGACGCGCGCGCCGTGGGACTGAGTCGAGCCTTATTCTTACCAGTTAAGAATGTTTAATTAATTCTGGATTAATTGACGAGTCGCTACAGTAGTGTCATTGTCCAAGATGTAGGTCTGTAGACGTTTTGTGGACTCGGCCGTGGGCCTGAGCCCAGGCTCATCTATCCGATGGCCTATAAGGAGGCGTTGGCCTATGGAGCGAACCCTAACTCACTCCCTCCCTCCTGCACAACCCTAGCCATCGTCTGTTGTTCCTCTCTCTATGATGCTTCCGGCGACACCATCACAACAACCGCGTGCACGATTGGTAGGgggagcaggtgcctccggaaccctgtcgtttgagtgttggggaacgtagcaataattcaaaattttctacgcatcaccaagatcaatctatggagattctagcaacaagagagggagaggatgagtgcatcttcatacccttgaagatcgcgatgcggaagcgttacaagaacgcggatgagggagtcgtactcgcagcgattcaaatcgcggaagaaccgatctaacgccgaacggacgacgcctccgcgttcaacacatgtacaacccagggacgtatcctccttcttgatccagcaagaggagaggagaagttgagggagagctccggcagcacgacggcgtggtggtggagcttgcagttctccggcagggcatcgccaagcactactaaggaggaagtggagttggagagggggagggctgcgccaggggcaaggtgtgaagctcccatgcgcctccccactatatataggggtggagggggctggtttctggccccccaagtccattggggcgttggcaaaggtgggaggaaagaaatcccatcatttccttccccaccaattgttatcccccctttttagggatcttgatcttatccctttgggatatgatcttattccttctaggGGGGGAGGGGTCTTGGCGCGTCTTGAtcaagggtgtggggccttgcccccactatccacgttcatgtgggtcccccatgcaggtgggccccactcctgaaccttctagaaccttcccagtacaataccgaaaaatcccaaacattttccgatggccaaaataggacttccagtatataaatctttacctccggaccattccggaactcctcgtgacgtccaggatctcatccaggactccgaacattcagtaactgcacactaattcccataacaactctagcgtcactggaccttgtgtgtagaccctacgggttcgggaatcatgcaaacatgaccgagacagctctgtGGCCAATAACTaacggcgggatctggatacccatgttggctcccacttgTTCCACAATAATCTCATCATataaaccacgatgtcggggattcaatcaatcccgtatacaattctctttgtccatcggtatgttacttgcccgagattcgatcgccggtatcccaataccttgttcaatctcgttactgtcaagtctctttactcgtttcgtaacgcatgatcccgtgactaactccttagtcacattgagctcattatgatgatgcattaccgagtgggcccagagatacctctccgtcatacggagtgataaatcccagtctcga comes from Triticum aestivum cultivar Chinese Spring chromosome 5B, IWGSC CS RefSeq v2.1, whole genome shotgun sequence and encodes:
- the LOC123113384 gene encoding uncharacterized protein produces the protein MGAKVEVEGYNLGHCAMGDLDASANGWRFPYEEETSNGFVTPEAFGYSECDKEMFRRTMLAHEAVFRQQVYELHRVYRVQRDLMKQHQSREMHACSTLEDASQRDSSSQIPLHGANMIGTAAVNNEKSQSSKFPREGSVQSSPNGFPSSDATLPTKQGRFDLELRADHYFEDDHASDSKPIDFLGVSSDTKHPNDADASLARAEGLGRFAHNSATSFPPSTGNLVGHNVADLNKPILGPYIARTNGTVSGGPSYTLENSWQQSPWRSSTTNSSFNKEYSKDKRINEATSSNFFDASSRIKQEEKPLIDKGKRASSTGFLAPRCSGMDPQKMFSAADRGSASSNKFIYQCPNSSSGWFSGSSLEAYAINNLPGHDHLRYPSSTLVAPITSLHIDQPSAASRFGSCIVDPRSYNISADVQSFPSFNGSSTVNSYACFSAANQSIGTSSCNLKKINNSDGSYSGKLDSLSASQPRHQATISSDLEQNNRPMFGHPTQHSHEDPDFASGKGRKNFNLNEALSDGQEDIVVEQEGGCVGGLQHIKVEGSVSGISWLSKKASCADSTGLEEPRKVSEHSYGTAALININEDITGAALALCNLPDSASTSVGCGTKDRACGNIPARTQESAVACLPLSSQKPMPRDGQAAEGVTNKSGAAVWNFIDLNEDAPNEDNSESSVVSSDCHVTSLQNKHAKPKFLIDLEVPACEDDDAATAAAESILALSMDVPATAETPDDTLQWFAELAISSIDDHAGQGEVQGCANNSSDDDPDSFESLTLKLEDIKTGGLCSRPPAPAITTCDEQTVSPVNLLMKPKRGQQRKRRQKRDFQKDILPSISSLCRPEIIEDIQLLEGLVQTTGGSWESSLTRRRRTRGNKKPKKRVLDAVEEEVQVGVEEEEVQVSPPAKPDDADIEGESNIGMIGWGRTTRRCRRTRCPSGITVAAAS